A region of Liolophura sinensis isolate JHLJ2023 chromosome 8, CUHK_Ljap_v2, whole genome shotgun sequence DNA encodes the following proteins:
- the LOC135472661 gene encoding uncharacterized protein LOC135472661, which produces MLNSILNPSCTEQPGEMNLQKLESAFDRLYGSIIEGKKQTFRMITEQPMKKFIQQHPDHFELENRQGNWNVKQCRRVDKTSTAVQSTYIDVPVERDCALVTSTDGVPTNSVVDQQISRENTHPEASVVDDLPSKSWGKVTRNKRTMQSPSVEINRATVDRLLQTSPGPGLILQPSEVVYLENKALFSLDIVSMWNTPKISGHILLGAQVSTTPPHEVTGLSQSRTDQEMQELFLTDSFSTPQPVFNYEEVDLVEKRVGLITVNSSAGQGRPCTTTRAESCFNAEQLWYRKGEENVMCRVTEHSVAMDICNWFMGSKHNENKVTRERDEPLDTKINDSAGSQTVQEGENFLDVFTKGHCILVVGQIPSNTRNLSALMKIPWLYVFDFDIESRSTGTLVACQKVLESKRSVYIRYWGMPPVGVSESATTWCFTRGTGYEPESRADGNSKTWRQKTREAIKKHCRQLGKFAAEYTTLRVLVVWPSLDFCPHHLYSFLQDLDDTLEPRVEMSLSLMPTSDEGKSVIQSIKTHLDIQPKQMSVEKLCQDINVCFEDYQNGNVFQMKLPIFNGEISQTEISDRDKLWFREDLDVLYLDSPYSRSRDTDAISDDIDEFFKGGTIHWYTWYECSSGFIDIQRDLMAKILPELERRCRIPSKPSLITLLHAPGSGGTTLAQRLLWELHTKTPCVQVRTGTEVTLDQVTNKIEHLYKITGSIVVILVDGEEETRVKLMASQLSKIPTIILYVKRCTYYKQSDTASKGATTKFYLKGDVSSDEAKRLAIRLKDKIKDVKRKEAVHNLTEHVCKGTNHCLYEFGLAAYLHEFRGITSYVRGYLNLEDNPSRDLLPWQKLLGYLALVYYYGQACVPCQFFATLIGKPPNYDVSLDDFPLSATEFIKESQTYPKSIRISHYVIAGEILEQILTRHSPNGNERDNPDRTSLSKLAKQNLKDFAEDFINYSSHKKTKGSTVSEKIIYILTKTFILREYRDAADIPGEGSASKPKVSKLLSDLESHPPFGDQLKILQTLSQSFPMDPNFHAHLGRFYTYCPAVDIAKAEECFERALEICDGLDKDDMRVRQTLTHVYHMYGMVFLKRVKAVTRDKSESRNSSEKQHRIMETLYQTERACDQFQKCREYMPSGQEHCHGYINEIEVRLHMCGAIEKTFGNISAFMQHPNSDPSLVQFLTSSLSEVDNLVMQCWNTVDQDELGKFFFEMVYLFNITFKKNVNEFEKLCNTQSSHTRRLKIAVTKMKSIDNPRKLAVLDQLSKKDITKIVGLYEANFREVKESGDTGNRKSLETDYREWIVAIRHSKLQRTYELEDVYSEVQTWYDNLRTPLSLFYVFVLRSVMGFEADCESTKEFYLSRAYDVKEELIKKSSYTRDARFPREWLGRDIGFRRLVHHSRSLHVHLDRYSHKRNIKGDIEPMLAVCKGTISFPNKGLSGFIVMDLENTAVTVPVKVFFVPKVCSLEGERNVGQRVEFRLAFTMDKGYEAFDVRLLKNIPCPECETQVEIKSDEHQVTCSECQQAVLREDSDPYSYPS; this is translated from the coding sequence ATGCTCAACAGCATACTTAACCCTAGCTGTACGGAACAGCCCGGCGAGATGAATCTACAAAAGCTGGAGTCGGCGTTTGATCGTCTGTATGGCTCCATTATAGAGGGAAAGAAACAAACGTTTAGAATGATTACAGAGCAGCCAATGAAAAAGTTTATCCAGCAACACCCAGATCATTTTGAGTTAGAAAATCGACAGGGAAACTGGAACGTTAAGCAATGTCGACGTGTTGATAAAACTTCAACCGCTGTACAATCTACTTACATCGACGTACCTGTGGAAAGGGACTGTGCACTAGTTACCTCGACAGATGGCGTCCCGACCAACTCTGTTGTAGATCAGCAAATTTCAAGAGAAAACACACATCCAGAAGCTTCAGTAGTGGATGACCTGCCATCAAAGTCATGGGGAAAAGTCACTCGAAACAAAAGAACAATGCAATCACCCTCTGTTGAAATCAACAGAGCTACGGTTGATAGGCTTTTGCAAACATCACCTGGCCCAGGCCTGATTCTGCAGCCGTCTGAAGTCGTGTACCTTGAGAACAAAGCATTGTTCTCTCTTGACATTGTTAGTATGTGGAATACTCCCAAAATATCAGGCCATATCCTGCTGGGGGCTCAAGTATCCACAACGCCACCCCATGAAGTAACCGGCCTGTCACAAAGTCGAACAGACCAGGAAATGCAAGAATTATTTCTCACGGACTCATTCAGTACACCACAACCAGTGTTTAACTATGAAGAGGTAGATCTCGTGGAAAAACGTGTTGGACTTATAACAGTCAACTCGAGCGCAGGACAGGGCAGACCATGCACAACTACAAGAGCCGAGTCTTGTTTTAACGCTGAGCAGCTGTGGTATCGAAAAGGAGAGGAGAACGTCATGTGCAGAGTGACAGAGCACAGTGTGGCGATGGATATATGCAATTGGTTTATGGGAAGTAAACACAATGAAAATAAAGTGACTAGGGAACGAGATGAACCACTTGATACCAAGATAAATGATTCAGCCGGATCTCAAACAGTTCAGGAGGGAGAGAATTTCTTGGATGTTTTCACAAAAGGACATTGTATCCTTGTAGTTGGCCAAATCCCAAGTAACACTCGCAATCTGTCAGCACTGATGAAGATTCCTTGGCTGTATGTGTTTGATTTCGACATTGAAAGTCGATCCACGGGGACTTTAGTTGCGTGTCAAAAGGTTCTTGAGAGTAAAAGATCCGTGTACATAAGATACTGGGGGATGCCTCCAGTAGGGGTTTCAGAGAGTGCAAcaacttggtgttttacgagaGGTACAGGCTATGAACCTGAGTCTCGCGCTGATGGGAACAGTAAAACATGGCGACAGAAAACCCGAGAAGCGATAAAAAAGCACTGTCGTCAGTTGGGTAAGTTTGCAGCAGAATACACGACTCTGCGGGTTTTGGTTGTGTGGCCTAGCCTTGACTTTTGTCCACATCATCTTTATTCGTTTTTACAAGACTTGGATGACACCTTGGAGCCAAGAGTAGAAATGAGTTTAAGTCTGATGCCGACTTCTGACGAAGGAAAGAGCGTTATTCAGTCAATTAAAACTCACTTGGACATTCAACCGAAGCAAATGTCTGTTGAGAAACTATGCCAAGACATAAACGTGTGCTTTGAAGATTATCAAAACGGGAACGTTTTCCAAATGAAGTTGCCCATATTTAACGGGGAAATAAGCCAGACAGAAATTTCCGATCGAGACAAACTCTGGTTCAGGGAGGACTTGGATGTGCTGTATCTGGACAGTCCATATTCCAGATCGAGAGACACTGATGCGATCTCCGACGACATAGACGAGTTCTTCAAAGGAGGGACAATACACTGGTATACCTGGTATGAGTGTAGTTCTGGATTTATCGATATACAGAGAGATCTGATGGCTAAAATTCTCCCAGAACTTGAACGACGATGCCGCATCCCATCGAAACCCTCTTTGATAACCCTCCTGCATGCTCCTGGATCCGGGGGAACAACTTTAGCACAAAGACTCCTGTGGGAGCTGCACACAAAAACACCATGCGTGCAGGTGAGAACAGGGACAGAAGTAACGCTGGACCAGGTAACAAACAAAATTGAgcatttgtacaaaataacaggTTCAATCGTGGTTATACTCGTAGATGGAGAGGAAGAAACAAGAGTGAAGTTAATGGCAAGCCAGCTTTCCAAAATTCCAACCATAATCCTCTATGTGAAACGTTGTACCTACTACAAACAGAGCGATACCGCGAGCAAAGGGGCTACAACAAAGTTTTACTTGAAAGGAGACGTTAGCTCTGATGAAGCCAAACGACTTGCCATAAGgctaaaagataaaataaaagacGTAAAGAGAAAAGAGGCTGTTCACAACCTAACAGAACACGTTTGCAAAGGGACAAACCATTGCTTGTATGAATTCGGCCTAGCAGCGTATCTTCATGAATTTCGGGGTATAACATCCTATGTGAGAGGATATCTGAATCTTGAAGACAACCCAAGCAGAGATTTGCTTCCCTGGCAAAAACTACTTGGATACCTGGCATTGGTGTACTACTACGGACAGGCATGTGTTCCATGTCAGTTTTTCGCTACCCTGATTGGTAAGCCGCCAAATTACGATGTTTCTTTGGACGATTTTCCTCTGAGTGCAACAGAATTCATAAAAGAAAGCCAAACATACCCAAAGTCCATCAGAATATCACATTACGTGATCGCTGGAGAAATCCTTGAGCAGATTCTGACTAGGCACAGCCCAAACGGAAACGAAAGAGACAATCCAGATCGTACAAGTCTTAGCAAGCtggccaaacaaaatttgaagGATTTTGCAGAAGACTTTATCAATTACTCAagccacaagaaaacaaaggGTAGCACTGtttcagaaaaaataatttatattctGACGAAAACGTTTATCCTGCGTGAATATAGAGATGCTGCCGATATCCCTGGCGAAGGGTCAGCATCAAAGCCAAAGGTGTCCAAGCTACTTTCGGACTTGGAATCACACCCACCATTTGGAGATCAACTGAAAATACTTCAAACTTTGAGTCAGTCTTTCCCTATGGATCCAAATTTTCACGCTCACCTAGGGCGATTTTATACATATTGTCCTGCAGTAGATATTGCCAAGGCAGAGGAATGTTTTGAAAGGGCTTTGGAAATTTGCGATGGTCTAGACAAGGACGACATGAGGGTTAGGCAGACGTTAACTCATGTTTACCATATGTACGGTATGGTTTTTCTGAAGAGAGTCAAAGCTGTAACACGAGATAAAAGTGAATCAAGAAATTCCTCCGAAAAGCAGCATCGGATCATGGAAACATTGTACCAGACCGAGAGAGCGTGTGACCAATTCCAAAAGTGTCGTGAATATATGCCTTCTGGCCAAGAACACTGCCATGGCTATATTAACGAAATTGAGGTCAGACTACATATGTGCGGCGCTATCGAAAAAACATTCGGGAATATCTCTGCATTCATGCAACATCCAAACAGCGATCCCAGTCTGGTCCAGTTTCTGACATCCAGCTTGTCGGAAGTGGACAATCTTGTTATGCAGTGTTGGAACACTGTTGATCAAGACGAACTTGGCAAATTCTTCTTCGAAATGGTCTATTTGTTCAACATCACGttcaaaaaaaatgtgaatgaattCGAGAAGCTCTGTAATACACAGAGCTCTCATACTAGACGGCTGAAAATTGCAGTCACTAAGATGAAATCCATCGATAATCCCAGGAAGTTAGCGGTTTTGGATCAGTTATCTAAGAAGGATATAACGAAAATTGTTGGACTGTACGAGGCAAACTTCAGAGAAGTGAAAGAATCAGGAGACACTGGCAACCGAAAATCCCTTGAAACGGACTACAGAGAATGGATAGTGGCCATAAGACATAGCAAATTACAACGTACGTATGAACTAGAAGATGTCTACTCCGAAGTGCAAACCTGGTACGACAACCTGCGAACTCCGTTGTCCTTATTTTACGTTTTCGTACTCAGAAGTGTCATGGGATTCGAAGCCGATTGTGAAAGCACAAAGGAATTTTACCTCAGCAGAGCATATGACGTGAAGGAAGAGTTGATCAAAAAGAGCAGTTATACCCGAGATGCCCGCTTTCCGCGGGAATGGTTGGGAAGAGACATTGGATTTCGACGATTGGTCCATCACAGTCGTTCCCTTCATGTTCATCTCGATAGGTATTCCCACAAACGAAACATCAAAGGTGATATTGAACCAATGCTGGCCGTCTGTAAGGGGACGATCTCCTTTCCCAACAAAGGTCTATCTGGGTTCATAGTTATGGATTTGGAAAACACCGCAGTTACGGTACCTGTCAAGGTGTTCTTTGTGCCTAAAGTTTGCTCCTTGGAAGGCGAGCGTAATGTAGGCCAGAGGGTTGAGTTTCGCTTAGCCTTTACCATGGATAAAGGTTATGAGGCCTTCGATGTTCGGCTCTTGAAAAATATTCCGTGTCCTGAGTGCGAAACACAAGTGGAGATAAAAAGTGACGAACATCAAGTCACTTGTTCAGAATGCCAACAAGCAGTGCTCCGCGAGGATTCGGATCCGTACAGCTATCCTTCGTAG